One Natrinema halophilum genomic window carries:
- a CDS encoding ABC transporter ATP-binding protein, with protein MSGLHTENLTKRFGDLVAVEDVSLTVEAGELLCLLGPSGCGKSTTLRMLAGLETPTEGEVYINDTEVTDQPPYKQDSSMVFQEWALFPHKSVIENVAFGLKMQGMDKKARREKAREMLEVMEMGEFGDASPTDLSGGQQQRVALARSLATESPVLLLDEPLSNLDKRLKEQMQIEIKEIHSQFQRTTIHVTHDQDEAFTIGDKIGIMNDGRLVQVGPPREVYNNPKNKFVEEFLGETNFIKGSVEQVVSDGVVVSTGIGEPIRIPLQNRSITEGDRIHVSIRPEILSLEPATAETNTVRADGSHNFTATGTVTNLLYRGSTVRYYVDVGDTSMFVEKTVGDSSIDEGSTVELQWQATGLLCFDRSGDKIKVQS; from the coding sequence ATGTCAGGATTACACACAGAGAATCTCACAAAGCGCTTCGGCGATCTCGTCGCAGTCGAAGACGTATCGCTCACGGTCGAAGCCGGTGAGTTACTCTGTCTGCTTGGCCCGAGCGGCTGTGGAAAGTCGACGACGCTCCGCATGCTTGCCGGGTTGGAAACGCCGACCGAGGGCGAGGTATACATCAACGATACGGAAGTCACAGACCAACCGCCCTACAAACAGGACAGTTCGATGGTGTTCCAGGAGTGGGCGTTGTTTCCCCACAAGTCGGTGATAGAGAACGTCGCCTTCGGACTGAAAATGCAGGGGATGGACAAGAAAGCGCGACGGGAAAAGGCGCGCGAAATGCTCGAGGTGATGGAGATGGGTGAGTTCGGGGACGCCAGTCCAACCGATCTGAGCGGGGGGCAACAACAGCGAGTCGCACTCGCCCGTTCGCTCGCGACGGAATCTCCCGTTCTTCTGCTCGACGAGCCGCTCTCAAATCTGGACAAGCGGCTCAAAGAGCAAATGCAGATCGAAATCAAGGAGATCCACAGCCAGTTCCAGCGAACGACGATTCACGTCACGCACGATCAAGACGAGGCGTTCACGATCGGCGATAAGATCGGAATCATGAACGATGGTCGACTCGTACAGGTCGGTCCACCGCGGGAAGTCTACAACAATCCTAAAAACAAGTTCGTCGAGGAGTTCCTCGGGGAAACTAACTTTATCAAAGGGTCCGTCGAACAGGTGGTTTCCGACGGCGTGGTCGTAAGTACCGGTATCGGTGAGCCCATACGAATCCCGCTCCAGAACCGAAGTATCACTGAAGGCGACCGCATTCACGTCTCGATTCGGCCGGAAATCCTCTCCCTTGAGCCAGCAACAGCCGAAACGAACACCGTCAGAGCTGACGGATCCCACAATTTCACCGCCACTGGAACCGTGACGAATTTGCTGTATCGAGGGTCGACGGTCCGGTACTACGTCGATGTCGGAGACACCTCCATGTTCGTCGAAAAGACGGTCGGGGATTCGTCTATCGACGAAGGGAGTACGGTAGAACTCCAGTGGCAGGCGACCGGCCTCCTCTGCTTCGATAGGTCAGGGGACAAAATCAAGGTACAGTCATGA